One genomic window of Gossypium hirsutum isolate 1008001.06 chromosome D11, Gossypium_hirsutum_v2.1, whole genome shotgun sequence includes the following:
- the LOC107913693 gene encoding cytosolic sulfotransferase 15: protein MDTAEISKARMVSKSHDVESSWDDEFKKLVQNFPKERSWAGSNLYFYQGFWCPSLVLKAFISFQKHFQAFNSDVIVATFPKCGTTWLKALTFSTLYRNQFPWDENPLLTFGPHQLVRFFEYDLYLNNPFPDLQNVCAYQPRLFSTHAPYATLPTSIKDSGCKIVYICRNPMDMFISLWLFAAKLRDKNRESLSLDEAFDKFYHGISAHGPFFDHVLGYWKASQENPNKILFLNFEDLKEDMDSHLKNLAMFLGVPFTDDEETQGVVEKISKICSFENLKELEVNKKGVHTTGIPHTHFFRKGEVGDWSNYLTPFMIECLEKLIQEKLNGSGLTFKLSSKTSNNIASP, encoded by the coding sequence ATGGATACTGCAGAAATCTCCAAAGCCAGAATGGTTTCAAAATCACATGATGTGGAGTCCTCTTGGGATGATGAATTCAAAAAACTGGTGCAAAACTTCCCCAAAGAGAGAAGCTGGGCAGGATCCAATCTTTATTTCTATCAAGGTTTTTGGTGCCCCTCTCTTGTTCTAAAAGCTTTTATTTCTTTCCAGAAACATTTTCAAGCATTTAATTCTGATGTCATCGTTGCTACTTTTCCAAAATGTGGTACTACTTGGCTCAAGGCCTTGACTTTCTCCACTCTGTATCGCAATCAGTTCCCATGGGATGAAAATCCATTGCTCACCTTTGGCCCTCACCAACTTGTTCGTTTCTTCGAGTATGATCTTTACTTGAACAACCCTTTTCCTGATCTTCAAAATGTTTGTGCTTATCAGCCAAGGCTTTTTTCCACCCACGCCCCTTATGCTACTTTGCCAACTTCCATTAAGGATTCCGGCTGTAAGATTGTTTACATATGTAGAAACCCCATGGATATGTTCATTTCTCTTTGGCTTTTCGCTGCCAAGCTCCGAGACAAAAACCGAGAGTCACTATCACTAGATGAAGCTTTTGACAAGTTCTACCATGGAATCTCTGCGCATGGACCATTTTTTGATCATGTATTGGGATATTGGAAGGCAAGCCAAGAAAACCCCAACAAAATATTGTTTTTGAACTTTGAAGATCTCAAGGAAGATATGGATTCCCACTTGAAAAATTTGGCCATGTTCTTAGGAGTTCCTTTCACCGATGATGAAGAGACACAAGGAGTTGTTGAAAAAATATCGAAAATTTGTAGCTTTGAGAACTTGAAAGAATTGGAAGTGAACAAGAAGGGCGTACATACTACTGGAAttccacacacacatttttttagGAAAGGAGAAGTGGGAGATTGGAGCAATTATCTCACACCCTTCATGATTGAATGTTTGGAGAAGCTTATTCAAGAGAAATTGAATGGCTCGGGTTTAACATTTAAACTGTCCTCCAAAACTTCAAACAATATTGCTTCCCCATGA